The genomic interval GCAATAAATGGTGAAAGGGTTAATCTAAATGATCTAAGAGGAAAATATGTTTTTTTAGATTTTTGGGGAACCTGGTGTGGCCCGTGCCGCCAAGAAATTCCAAAGTTAAAAGAAATATATGACAAATATAAAAACAACAATTTTGTAATGCTTGGAATAGCCCTGGATAATTTAGAGGCTTTAAATAAATATATTCGCGATGAAGATATTCTTTGGCCTCAAATTCTCCAGGATGAATCGCATGAAATTATAAATTTGTATAATGTTAAAGCCTACCCCACTACTTTTTTAATAGATCCGGAAGGAATTATTATTGACAAAAGTTTTAGTGCTAAAGCTTTAGAAAGCAAACTAAAAGAGCTTTTTAAATAATGAAATAAAAACTAAAAAACCCACCTATTAAGAACGAGTATTTCTGCTAATCCAAAAAAAAAGTTATAACAAGGAGTTTAATTTCCCATGCTGATTAGCCACAGAAAGAAGTTCATTTATACAAAGACATCCAAAACCGCGGGGACATCTGTTGAATCTTATTTTGAGAAATTTTGTATGCCGGAAGGCGAATGGGAGTTTTCACATGGAAGAGAAGAATATATTAGCGCAACCGGGATCATTGGTTTTCGTGGTACTAATGCAGCAAGCAAAGAATGGCGGAATCATTTATCGGCGGCAGAAATAAAGAACAAAATCGGGGCCTCAATTTGGGATAATTATTTCAAATTCTGTGTTGTCAGAAATCCGTTTGATAAACTTCTATCCGGTTTCTTTTTTAATAAAGAAAAAAATGAAGATCAAGATACAATTCTTCAGTTCCGAAATTGGCTTAAAAATGGTGGGCGGGTTATGGATCGAGACAGGTATGTTATCGGCGATAATATTTGTATGGATTATTTTATCAAATATGAAAATCTTGAAGAAGGAATAAACCATGTTTGCAAGAAATTAGAGCTACCTTTTGAACCATCTACAATTCCAAAACTTAAAACAGGTTACCGCAAAAAGACTATTCCTATAAACAAATTTTATGATGAGGAATCAATCCAATTAGTGAAGTCTGCATATTCATTTGAATTGAACTATTTTAATTATTCCATGCCAGAAAATTAAATCAAAAGATTTAAGCGATTAGGGAAATTGTAGATTGGATATCTGCTAAGTTATCACCTGTACCGGATTGGTTGTAAATGCGGTTTTCTTTTTGTTTTGTCTCCTGGATTTCTCTTTGAGCATCCTGTTCCATTTGACGGGCTTTAGAAGCTACTGACCTGTCTTCGCTTGAAGGATCTGCAGGTGCTAAGGCAGCCTCCTGAATTTGCTTTGCTTTTTTTACTGTTTTTTCAGGATCAGCTTCTTTTGAGGTATCAATTTCAACAGAGCCTTCCACAGCATATTGCCTGCCATCCGGACCCGTTTCAAACTCATATTTCGGGCTGCTAGTCAAGCCACCACCTGCACTAACGTGTGCTTGCTCATGGCGTCGTACTTCCTGATCGCGTTGTTTTAAATCAGCAACCTTTTCTTGTTCTTCGGGGGATAATTGATTTTGATTGTTTTGAGTTTCGATATGCTGGGTTTGACTTGAAGAATGTAAATCAGCAATACTATGGATACGTCCTTGTATTTCCATTTCGCCTGTCCTAGATATTTTTCTATATATTTAGAATTTATCGGAGGTCAACCAGAAATCTTAATAACTTGTAGCTTCAAACTCCTTTTTTAACCAATGTTGGATTCAAAAAAAGATATAAAAATTCTTGACCTTTTTAGGTTTATATATTATCGTAAGGAAAATAACATAAACAATAAAATATTCATTTATCTGGAGAAAATCATGAAGAAAAGACAATATAGCTTATTACTTATTTTAGCTATTGGACTGTTTTCTATTCAATGTGTTGAAAAAACTTCAACAACAAATATAGTGGATATTACTATTTCAATCACTGATACAGAGACTGTAATATTAAATGATAAACCGGTTTTGATTGTCGACTTAGCAAAGCGTTTGAAAGATTTTGATAAATCTTCAAAAGTAAAAATACTACCAAAGAAGAATACAAAAATGGTTACATTAAATGAAGTATTTAAGGCAATCCGAACAGAAGGGTTTGCAAATATCGAAAATCATCAAGCTGAAGAATTGGCCACAAAATGAGATAGAGAAAATACTCAAAAAACCTATTGAGATATCTTAGGAAAACCCGAGTTATTCGTGTGCTTCCAACCAATTTGCTCCTGAAGCACTTTCTACAACGACCGGCACAGATAACGGCATCGCGTTGGCCATAATTCTTTCAACATGCCCGGCGAATTCTTTTATGTAGCTATCCTTCACTTCAAAAACCAACTCATCATGCACCTGCATCAACATATAGGCCGGACAGTCTTCCTGCGTATCTATAAATCTTTGCATGTCGATCATCGCCTTTTTTATCAAATCAGCAGCAGAGCCCTGAATGGGAGTGTTAATAGCCATACGCTCTGCAAATTCCCGGATATTACGATTTTTGCTTTTAATTTCAGGAAGATATCGCCGGCGATTCATCATAGTTTCAACATAACCTTGCTCATTGGCCTGTTCTATCGCTTTACGCATAAACAACTGGATGTTCGGGTATGTCGCAAAATAGTTGGCAATAAACAACTCAGCTTCGTCCGGTGATATATGTAGCCGGTTAGAAAGCCCCCATTTGTTCATACCATACATTATGCCAAAATTGATTTCCTTGGCTTTTCGTCTGTGATCCGCTGTAACCTCTTCCAAGCTGATATCAAAAATTAGAGACGCTGTTACTGCGTGGATATCCGTGTTATCCTGTTGAAAGCCCTTAATAAGTGTTTCATCGCCAGATAGGTGTGCCATAACACGCAATTCAATCTGTGAATAATCCGCACTCAAAATGCTGTAGCCTTCCCTGCTGGGGATAAATGCCCGGCGGATTTCTTTACCTAATTCGGTTCGGATTGGGATATTCTGCAAATTGGGATTCATGCTGGAAAGCCGTCCGGTCGCAGCCACTGTTTGATTGTATGACGTGTGAATTTTACCCGTTTTGGAATTTACCATTTCCGGTAATGCATCTACATAAGTATTCTTAAGTTTTGCCAACTTTCTAAAATTTAAAATCTTATCAATCACCGGATGTTCAGAAAAGCGCTCCAAAGTCTGTTCTGAGGTTGAGAACTGCCCCGTTTTTGTTTTCTTTGGCTTTCTCAGATCCAGCTCTTCATGAATCTTCTTTTCTTCAAACATAATTGTACCAAGTTGTTGTGGCGAACTGATATTAAATTCCTGACCGGCAAAATCATATATCTCTTTTTCTAACTTTGCCAGCTCTTTTGCAATATCTTCAGACAGTTTGCTAAGTAAATCCAAATTAATCTTAATACCATTCGTTTCAGTAATTTCCAGGACTTCCAGCAAAGGCATTTCAAGGTTAAAAAACAAATCATCCAGACCGTGTTCCTTTAATTTGTCTTCCAGAATATTGGCAACTCGTAAACTGATATCAGCGTCTTCAGCAGCGTACGGTAAAACTTCATTTGCTGCCAAATCGGTCATCAACTTTTCATCTTTTCCTTTACCAATTAAATCAGAAATCGGAATCATTTTATAAGCCAGATATTTTTCAGCCAGGTTATCGAGATTATGTTGCCGATTTGAAGGATCAAGTACATAGGAGGCAATCATTGTATCAAAGTAAATACCTTGAACATTTACACCATGTTGCTTTAAAACAGCATGATCATATTTCAGATTCTGGCCATACTTTTTTATTTTGGGGTTTGTAAAAACCGGAGTTAAAGATCTTAGGATTTCTTTCTCAGAAAGCTTAATATCAAAATGGTTGATTGGCACATACCAGCCTTGGTGTTCCTTCCAGCTAAAAGCGATCCCGGCAATATTTGCCGTCAAACTATCCAGCGAATCGGTTTCCAAATCAAAAACAAATTTTTTCTGTCTTTTAAGTTCTTTAAGAAAGCCATCAAAAGACTCTTTTGTATCAACAAGTTTATAATTGACGGCTTCCTTTTCATATTGAGAAGTGTCTGTTGGAATAAAATCAGAATCAGCTTCGGTTAAGGCCAACATGCGGTTAAACAAACTGGGGAATTCCAACTCCTTTAGAATCTTAGATACAACATCCATATCCCAAACATTAAATTTTATATCATCCAACATCACATCCATCGGAACTTTTAGATCAATGGTTGTAAGGTTTTGCGACATAAAAGCCTGTTCCTTATTATTGGCAAGGTTATCCTTCAACGCACTTTTCTTCATACCTTCCAGATTTTCATAAATACCAGGAATGCTGCCGTATTCTCCTAATAATTTTGCGGCTGTTTTACCGCCCACTTTTGGCACACCCGGAATATTATCTGATGTATCACCCATCAAAGCCAGCCAATCAACAATCTGGCTTGGATTAACACCATATTTGTCAATTACCTTTTGAGCATTCATAATATCAGGTGCCGCGCCTGCCTTACCTACGGCATAAAGGAAAACATGATCATTTACAAGTTGGGCCATATCCTTATCACCGGAAACGATAAAAACATCCAAGTCCTTATTGCCATATTTATGTGAGAGCATACCGATTATATCATCCGCTTCATAACCATCTTTATCAATTAGGATGAAATTTAATTTTTTTAAGGTATCGACCATTCGAGGATATTGGGCACGCATATCATCGGGCATTTTCTCCCGGGTGGCTTTGTACTCAGAATAAATTTCATGGCGGAAAGTTGGTTTACTCGTATCAAAAATGATGGCCACATATTCCGGGCGTTCTTCATCCAAAATCTTAATCATGGTGTTTAAGAAGCCAAAGGTTGCAGATGTATTTTCGCCTTTTGAGTTAATAAGCGGATTTCGGATGAAAGCAAAATAGCTGCGGTAATACAATGCGGAGCCATCAATTAAAAATAGTTTTTCAGACATGGACAGGCCTTGGATTAAATAAAAATGTACGTTACGGATTAATAAGTAGCTGGGAGGCTAATCTATGTAATTAGTTCTAATGATGTAAACATCAATTTATGAATAAATCTCAATGGAGAAAATCTATGGTTTAAGCAAAATAAAAATTATAGTAAATCCAGCCACAACAACACCATAAAGCATATAGGTAAAAATTATGGTCAAAATACTCTTGAAGAGGGCTGGTGTTTTTTTCATGCCAGAAAACTGAATTATAGCGAATGAAAAATATATGATTAACAAAATATTTTTTAGGAAGGCAACCCTAATATCTACCAAAGAAAAGAATATGATTATTATCGATAATAGAAATCCAATGGAAATGATGTAAAATGAGAAAACCAAACTTTCTGCATAATTAAAACCCTGTTTTCTGAAAAGGGCCCAAAAGAATAATGCCATTATTGGGGGCATCATAAAATTAAAAATATCCAGATTCTTTTTTACATGGGTTTGAATATTTTGAATATTGAGGTCAAATTTCTGTATTTTTTCTGAATTTTCAACCCTTGTAACTTGGGTGATATACTCGAAGTATTTATCACCAAATAAATTAAAAACCAATACATAAAGGGTAAGCAGCAATAAAAAAAACTGGATCGGGGCCATGAAAGGACGGCGTTTTCCTTTAAGATAAGTTTTAACATAGTTTCCAGGACTTATCACCAGTTCCTTAACGGTTCTAAAGAGATGGGATTCGAATAAGAAAACTGTTTGAAGGAATTCAAGATAGATTGATTTTAACGTGATTCTGTCAGTGATTTTCTTTTGGCCGCAGTGATTGCAAAAAGAATCTTCAAATTTCTTCCCACAATTCAGACATGTTTCCATAATCTACTCATTTCAAGCTTACAATGGTAACCCCGGTTTCACCTTCACCATAGCGGCCGGTACGATACTCTTTTATCGATTTATTCTTGGCTAAAAATTGTTGAACGGCTGTTCTTAAAGCTCCGGTGCCTTTGCCATGAATAATGGTAACTTCATTCCATTCGCTGTGTACCGCGCTGTCCAGATATGCATCAACTCGTTCCAAAGCTTCATGTGTTTCACATCCACGGACATCAACTTCGTGTGCAACAGTAGATGGAATATGGGCCGTACTTGCAGATTTAGCAGGTTTAGTTTCAACTACCTGCCCATCATTATTTAACAGTTCCACTTCAGAAATATTCACTGTGAGCTTCAGGCCTTCCCGTTCAAGCTCAATCGCATTTTTATTCTTAAAAATTTTGCTAATGTTGCCAACCACATTGTAAACCAATGATCTAACTTTTTGGCCGATTTTTACCTGGTCAATTGTTAAATCACTTTTGATATTATCAACAGAAGGCTCCTCAAGACTTGTCTTAAAATTATTAAGCTCACGCCGCGCATTTTTTACAGTATTTTTGTCTGCAGAAGATTCTTTGATACTACGAATTGTAGCCTCAATTTTTTTATTGGCGTGTTCAATTATATCTTTTGCCTGCTGTTTGGCTTCTTTCTCAAGCTTTCTTTTATTTTTCTTCAGATCTGTACTATTACTTTCATACAACTTTATCAATGCATCCAGCTTGCTTTGTTTTAGACTTAATTCCCTTACTTCATTTTGATAAAAATTGCTCTTTTCCGAAATGTCGTTTAGCAGATTGGCCATATCCTGATTTGAGTTACCTTCAAGCTGCCGAGATCGGTCAATAATCTCCTGGGACATACCGAAACGTTTGCAGATATCAAAGGTAAAACTGCTGCCGGGAATGCCCGTTTCTAATATAAAAAGAGGCTTTAAATGTTCAATATCAAATTGCATTGCGGCGTTTTCGACCCCGGTGGTTTCTGAAGCATATAGTTTCAATTGATTTTGGTGAGTAGAAACCAGGGAGACAACATCGGGTCTGTTCAGTTGCTCCAAAACTGCAATCGCCAAAGCAGCACCACCGGATGGTTCTGTTCCAATTCCAATTTCATCAATCAAAACAAGGGATTTTTCTTTGACATTTTCAACAATCTCATTTAGCCCGGTAATGTGTGATGAAAATGTGCTTAAATCATTCTCTATGGATTGTTTATCACCAATCAAAACAAACATCCGATCACAAATAGGAAACTTGCTTCCTTCACTCACGGGAATAGGTATTGAACATTGAAGCATCAGTTGTAATAATCCAACCGTTTTCATCGCAACCGTTTTACCGCCGGCGTTAGGACCGGATATAACCAACGTATTAAATGGATCTCCAATTTCCAGCGTTAAAGGAACGGTTTCCTTTTTTATCAGATCCAATAAAACGGGATGCCGGCCATTGTTTATCAGCCAATAATGGTCATCAACAATTTCAGGAAAAACTGCTTCTACCTGTAATCCGTACCTGGCACGTGCCTGAAGGCTATCCAGTTCAACAAGAACAGACAAGTCGTTTCTCAACTCTTCGCCAGCTTCGCGGATCATTACGGACAAACGAGTTAATATTTTTATTACTTCCCGCTTTTCCGAAATGAGCAGTTCCTGGATTTCATTGTTGGTTTGCACAACCGCCATTGGTTCCACAAATTTTGTTGCACCGGATGATGATTGCCCGTGTACAATCCCAGATATTTTTGAAACCGAGAATTCCCTGACCGGTAACACAAGACGCCCATCTCGGAGCGTTACATATTCTTCCTGTAAATGCTCAGAATTTTTTGAACTAATATTCTCAAGCTTACGGTTGACATCATCCCTAAGCTGGTAAATTTTCTTACGAATCGTTTTTAACTCTTTGCTGGCATTATCAAAAATATTACCAGCGGGATCGATCGTAAATTGTAACTGACTTAATAATGTTTTTTGATTGGACAGATCTTTTGTAAGGCGTTTTAACGGACTTTCAGCCAAAGATTGTATTTTAAAAAATGTATTAATTTCCTGACAAATTTCGAGAATATTTTGAATTTCAAGACATTCTTTTGTTTCCAGATAACTGTTTTGGGGTTCAATTTTGTTTAATAGAATCCTGATATCAAAGAAAGACCCTAAAGGCAAACGTCCTTCTTTTTCTATAATCCGGCCGGTTTCCTCAACATTTTTTAATTTATCAACCAGCTTGTTTTTTTCAGTGAGCGGAGCAAGGTTTAAAATGTTTTGCCGGCCAAGTTCTGAAATACACTTATTGCCAATAATTGATAAAATATTGTTTAAACCGAGCGCTGTTTTTGATTGTTCAAATCCGTACATAATTTTTATTTAAGGTGTTTTAGAATATCAGATGCTGTTGAATCAGGATTTATTTCATCGAATGGGATCATATCTTTAATTGAACTCTCATCGCCCGGGAAGAATAGATTTTTTAACACAGGTGCGAATTTTTGAACTGGTTCGTAAACCAAACTATCATCTTTTCCCATTTTTTGTAAAAAATAGTCTGAGCCGGGAAACAGAATAATTCCATTTAAGACAATACTGATAATTAAGGTGATTTTTGTAAATGCAAACAATGCACCTGCCAATTTATTGACAGGTTGTAAAAATGTGAATGTTGCAATTTTATTTAGGGTTTTTGATAACAGCCGTATAAAAATATTAACGGCCAGGAAAATAACAACAAAGGCACTTACCTTCGCTACTGCAATTGGAATATCTGGGAAAAATTCTAAAATTTTTAATTGCAATGGCGGATGAAGAACTGTTGCCGTAATCACACCTAAAGAAAGGGCCACCAGAACCATCAGCTCTGTAATTAGCCCTCTAAAGAGACCACGAACAGTAATAAATGCAATCAGAGTAAGAAAGGATAAATCTAAATAGTTCATTGAAGGTAATTACGAGAGAAGCGAACGGACAATTTGTTGAACGAGTTTGCCGTCCGTTTTACCTTTTAGCTTCGCCATGGCAGGTCCCATTACTTTTCCAATATCTTTTAAATCCGCGGCTCCACTTGTTTTAATTATTTCGGCGACAATTTGTTTTACATCATCTTCAGACATCTGGGCAGGCAAATAGCTTTGCAGTATTTCAAGCTCGGCAGTTTCTTTATCCACCAGATCCTGCCGGCTGCCTTTTTTATACATCTCAATTGAATCTTTTCGGCTTTTAACACCGCGCATAAGCACAGATATTACATCTTCATCCGTGAGTTCTTTTCTATGCTTAATACGTTCATCTTTAATTTGTGAGTATGTTGTTCTTAAGGTGTTTAATTTTTCTTTTTGACCCGATTTTAAGGCCTCGGTCATATCATTCTTAATTTGCGATTCAAGGTTCATCGAACAATTGTTCCTAGTACTAATATGAATATTTATCTGGGTTTAAAATAATATCGATCTCATATTCTGCAGATTGTTTCCAGCTTCTGTTTTTTGCAGCTTCACGAAAATGTTTCAATGCTTTTTGGCTCTGACCTTTGTTTTTATAAACAATGCCCAAATTAAAGTTACATGCTGCTTTTACATTGCTTCTACGGGTACTGCTAATTGCCTTTTTTAATGCATCTTCTGCTTTTGTATAATTCTTAGCATTAACATAAGCCTCACCCAAACGATAATAGTATGTGCCTTTAAGCTGTTTTTGCTTTGCGCTTGTATTTGCTATGGCATTTTCAAATGCTTCAGCTGCTTTAGAATGTCGCTTTAATCCTGCATATGTTAGACCAAGTATATTATGTGCAGGGGCATATTTGCCATTTGATTCAATAGAAGCATTAGAAAACTTTAAGGCTTTTTCCCAGACTTTTTGCTGGTAGTATATTTTCCCAAGACCAAAATTGGCTTTCGAAGATGTTGGATTAAAAGCCAACACTGCCTTATAAGTATTAATTGCTTCACTTGTTTTGTCTATTTTAGATTGTAACTTAGCAAGAGAAATGTATGCTTTTTCAAATTTGCTATCCAATTTGATTGCATTTTTATAGGCATTTTCAGCTTCAGAATATTTTGTGGTTTTCTGATAAGCATATGCAAGCATATAATTTGCTTTTGGAAAATTGCTGTCTTCCTTAATTGCTTCTAAAAACTTTGGTATCGCTTTATCAAATTTCTTTTGACGGGACAAATCCATTCCTGAGTTATAAGCTTGTCCGGCTGCCTGGCTTCTTACATCTTCATTCTGAGCAAAAACAATTCCACTACTTAAAAGTGTAATAAATGCTAATAGAATCATTTTCTTAAACATCAATACCTCCTGGTCATAAATTTTTAATAAAAAAAGAGCGGTAAATATAAAAGTATAACCTACTTAGGGCAAGTATACTTATTTAATTGGTGTAAAAATATTATTGAAGCGTAAACGCGTATATATTTTACATCACAATTATGGCTGTTTGTTAAGGATTTATATTCACTGATCGCTTTCAGGTTCCTCAACTTCTTTCATTTTTTTCTTTAAATTCTCTTCAATGGCAAACATGGCGTTGGGAATATCAACATAATTTGTAGTTTTTATTTCCATATTATTTACAAAACTTTCCAGTTCTTTTAGTACCAAAGTTATTTTCTGAGTTTCTTTTAAACTTACCTGCGAAAGTTTTACAGCCCTGCGAATATCTTCAGGATTTTGAGTTGCCAGTTGTGCATAACCCGATATTGTTGTTGTTGAATTATTTATATAATGTGCGAGGGTTGTTAATATTTGCCGCAAAGTTTCCACCCGAATCTGCAGCATTTCTTCTTCTAACTCTTTTGACTGAGTTTTTTTATTTTCGATATAATCTTTGTAGACTTTTTTTACTGTTTTTGGAAGTATAGCAATGTTCTGCGGAGATTTTTCAAGAAAATCATTTGCGCCGCCTTTTAGTGTATTAATGGCAATTTGCATCTCTTTTTGTGCTGTAATAATTATCACGGGAATATCAGTTTCTTCCCTGATTAAATCTAATATTTCACTGCCCGTTGCATCCGGTAGATTAAAATCCAATAAAACAATGTCTTGTTTTGAAAGATCAACATTTTCCAAATCTGCCTTGGAAATTGCCACAGTTACAAGGCAATCCAACTCATCATTAAGGATATCCGCTTCCAAAAATGCATGGTCTTCGTCATCTTCGACAATTAAAATTCTTAAGGTTTCCATGTGGGCCTTTTAATTAATCTGATAGTTATTAAACTTTATAAAGAAAGAAGTACCTTTGCCAACTTTACTTTGGAGATGTATTTCTCCACCAATTTTACCGACCATATTTTTGACAAGAGCTAATCCAAGACCTTTTCCTCCGCTTTGATCGGGAGAATTATTGCCTCTCTGGTAAGAATCAAAAACATTCACCTGTTTTTCTGGTGGAATTCCCGGACCATTATCAGTTACTTGGAACACCAAAAATTCCTCTTCAATATTTGATAGTATCTTTATTTTATTACTGCGTTTTTTTATTGGCATATATTTACAGGCATTGTCAATCAGGTTCAAAAAAATATGTTTTAAAACTGCTTCATTAGAAAGTAACACTGGTAAATTTTTATCGATTTCTACCTTTACATTTTTCCTTTTTAGCTCATAAGTCAGTTCATCAAGAATTGAAGAGATAAGCACTGAAATATTTACGGGTTCTTTTAATCCGATATTTTTGCTGGATTTAAAATTAGTAAGAATTTCCTCGATCATGTTGAGTTCTTTCTCAACATTTTTGCGTATTCTCAGCAACCTGTCATTTAAATCACCATCTAAATCATCTTTGTATTTTCTTTCAATTGATTCAACCAAACCAATCACATTACGTAAAGGAGCATTTAAATCATGTGAGACCAGTTTTAACATAATATCTTTTTCAATTATCGAATCGCTAAGAAGTTTATTTGTTATTTCCAACTCTTCCGTACGCTGTTTTACACTTCGCTCCAGATTTTGAACATTGTCAATATTTTCAAGATGTAAAGCCACCGTATTTGCAAGCAGCATTAACTTTTCAAGATCTTTATGTTCAATGGATTTTTTCTCGCCAAGGTTCCCGATAATTACCATTCCATAAAAATGGAAAGCCGTATTAATTGGTATTAAAGCAAATTTTCCGGCTAAATTATATTTTAACATAATATCATTAAAAGGTAATTCTTCGCGAATTAAGGGATAATGACTTTGCATTTTTTGAACAATATAATTTTGGTCAGCAATAATAAAATTTTTTAAATCGAACTTAATTTTTTCATCAAGAACACTAAGTCCTTTCAAGCTGGAACTATCGAATATCAATTTGGAATTTTCATATTTAAAGAGAAATGAAACCGAATAACCCAAACTTGAAGTAATCTCTTTTACTAAATTATCAAAAATACCTTTTTTAGTTTTCTCCTTTCTAAGCTCCAGCATATAAATAACCAGGTTAGACATTGCTTCAAGTTCTTTATCAAGGTTTTTCTGAATTTGTTCTGCTTTCTGCTGAGATTTTCTCAGGTTAAGCGGAATCATTTTATTATCCTGGCGCAGCTCTGCCATTCGTTTTGCAGCAACTTCCAGGTATCCAACAACCCTGTTAAACTCTGTTGACATCCCGGAATGCTCTTCCAGGCTTTCCTGGCCAATTGAAACAAGTTTTGATAAATGTATGAGCTTTTTAAATGGAATATAGACAACGCGGTCAAAGAAAAAGACAAAAAGGTAGATTAAGATTGCAGAAATTAAAAGTAAAACAAACGATTGGTATCGGGCCGCTTTTTCTGACAAAACAATTTTCGTGGCATCAATTCCAACTTTTATGTTTATTTCGCCAACCCATTTTTTATCCTTTACCGGGATTGATAACGCTAAGATATTTTTATCATTCTTAAAGATCACTTCATTTACAGGGAATGAATCAATTTCAGCAAAACTATATTTATCTCCAGGGAAATAATAATCATTCCCCAAATAGCTTGTACCTATATATTCAACCTCATCCAAACCTTCAATACTGGACACGATCGAATTGATAAAATCTTCTTTAGGTATATCGTTATCTGTTTTGCTTAAAATATTATATAGAAGGCTGTTTATTTTATATTCGAATAATAGTTTATGTTCTGCTAACTCTTTATCATGCACAGACATAGGATAGTACAATGTCACAAAAATATTTGCTGCGACAAATATACTAAGTGTGAAAAGGAAAAATTTTGTCCTTATTGAAGAGTGCTTTATAAAGAAAAGTAATTTCATTCAAATTATCAGATTACTAAAACTATAGGCTACTTTGCGCGTTCCAGATATTTGCCATCTCTTGTATCAATTCTAATTACTTCATCTTCCCCGATAAACTGAGGAACCTGGACAGTGAGACCTGTTTCAAGTTTGGCCGGCTTATAAGATGATGTGACGGTTGCTGTCTTTAAATGTGGGGCTGTTTCTACTATTTTCAAATCCATTGTTGCAGGTAATTCTACACTTAAAGGGTTTTCTTCAAAAAAACTTATATCGCATTGTGTGTTAGGTAATAAATAATACTTTGCATCTCCGATCATTTCACTATTTATTGGAATTTGATCATACGTTTCCTGATCCATAAAATAGAAATTATCTCCATCATCATATAAAAATTCCATCTTCCTTGTATCAAGATTAGCTTTTTCAACATTTTCATCTGACCGAAATCTGTTTTCGGCATTATTACCCGTTTTAATATTTTTCATTTTTGTTTGAACACCGGCTTGCCCTTTGCCTGGTGTAAAGTGCTGCATGCCGGTTACAACATGTAGTTCATTATTATAAATTAAAATCATACCTTTGCGAATTTGTGTTGCCTTAATCTTCATTAC from Calditrichota bacterium carries:
- a CDS encoding CvpA family protein, translated to MNYLDLSFLTLIAFITVRGLFRGLITELMVLVALSLGVITATVLHPPLQLKILEFFPDIPIAVAKVSAFVVIFLAVNIFIRLLSKTLNKIATFTFLQPVNKLAGALFAFTKITLIISIVLNGIILFPGSDYFLQKMGKDDSLVYEPVQKFAPVLKNLFFPGDESSIKDMIPFDEINPDSTASDILKHLK
- a CDS encoding GatB/YqeY domain-containing protein codes for the protein MNLESQIKNDMTEALKSGQKEKLNTLRTTYSQIKDERIKHRKELTDEDVISVLMRGVKSRKDSIEMYKKGSRQDLVDKETAELEILQSYLPAQMSEDDVKQIVAEIIKTSGAADLKDIGKVMGPAMAKLKGKTDGKLVQQIVRSLLS
- a CDS encoding tetratricopeptide repeat protein yields the protein MFKKMILLAFITLLSSGIVFAQNEDVRSQAAGQAYNSGMDLSRQKKFDKAIPKFLEAIKEDSNFPKANYMLAYAYQKTTKYSEAENAYKNAIKLDSKFEKAYISLAKLQSKIDKTSEAINTYKAVLAFNPTSSKANFGLGKIYYQQKVWEKALKFSNASIESNGKYAPAHNILGLTYAGLKRHSKAAEAFENAIANTSAKQKQLKGTYYYRLGEAYVNAKNYTKAEDALKKAISSTRRSNVKAACNFNLGIVYKNKGQSQKALKHFREAAKNRSWKQSAEYEIDIILNPDKYSY
- a CDS encoding response regulator, with product METLRILIVEDDEDHAFLEADILNDELDCLVTVAISKADLENVDLSKQDIVLLDFNLPDATGSEILDLIREETDIPVIIITAQKEMQIAINTLKGGANDFLEKSPQNIAILPKTVKKVYKDYIENKKTQSKELEEEMLQIRVETLRQILTTLAHYINNSTTTISGYAQLATQNPEDIRRAVKLSQVSLKETQKITLVLKELESFVNNMEIKTTNYVDIPNAMFAIEENLKKKMKEVEEPESDQ
- a CDS encoding HAMP domain-containing histidine kinase — protein: MTLYYPMSVHDKELAEHKLLFEYKINSLLYNILSKTDNDIPKEDFINSIVSSIEGLDEVEYIGTSYLGNDYYFPGDKYSFAEIDSFPVNEVIFKNDKNILALSIPVKDKKWVGEINIKVGIDATKIVLSEKAARYQSFVLLLISAILIYLFVFFFDRVVYIPFKKLIHLSKLVSIGQESLEEHSGMSTEFNRVVGYLEVAAKRMAELRQDNKMIPLNLRKSQQKAEQIQKNLDKELEAMSNLVIYMLELRKEKTKKGIFDNLVKEITSSLGYSVSFLFKYENSKLIFDSSSLKGLSVLDEKIKFDLKNFIIADQNYIVQKMQSHYPLIREELPFNDIMLKYNLAGKFALIPINTAFHFYGMVIIGNLGEKKSIEHKDLEKLMLLANTVALHLENIDNVQNLERSVKQRTEELEITNKLLSDSIIEKDIMLKLVSHDLNAPLRNVIGLVESIERKYKDDLDGDLNDRLLRIRKNVEKELNMIEEILTNFKSSKNIGLKEPVNISVLISSILDELTYELKRKNVKVEIDKNLPVLLSNEAVLKHIFLNLIDNACKYMPIKKRSNKIKILSNIEEEFLVFQVTDNGPGIPPEKQVNVFDSYQRGNNSPDQSGGKGLGLALVKNMVGKIGGEIHLQSKVGKGTSFFIKFNNYQIN
- the efp gene encoding elongation factor P, which codes for MKIKATQIRKGMILIYNNELHVVTGMQHFTPGKGQAGVQTKMKNIKTGNNAENRFRSDENVEKANLDTRKMEFLYDDGDNFYFMDQETYDQIPINSEMIGDAKYYLLPNTQCDISFFEENPLSVELPATMDLKIVETAPHLKTATVTSSYKPAKLETGLTVQVPQFIGEDEVIRIDTRDGKYLERAK